A part of Cloacibacillus sp. genomic DNA contains:
- a CDS encoding ABC transporter permease, giving the protein MADKNRELKNMLADYAVPIVFIGLSALAIPLSGFSATYLIQEMFTRLARNSFLVLSLLIPILAGMGLNFGMVLGAMAGQIGLIFVTDWAVVGWEGMLLAAIVGMPIAIVLGYICGAVLNRAKGREMVTSYILGFFINGVYQLIVLYCMGNILPISNPQLVLSRGYGIRNAINLTGVRHVLDNLIPFKIGTIDVPVATFILIGVFCLFIIWFRRTKLGQDMRAIGQDMAVADSAGIPVERTRIIAIVISTVLACFGQIIFLQNIGTMNTYNSHDQAGMFAIAAILIGGASVSRATIANVFVGVVLFHLMFVVSPMAGKELIGQAQLGEYFRVFVSYGIIALALVLHAWKRQRDKVEARRSLRGE; this is encoded by the coding sequence TATCGGACTTTCCGCGCTCGCCATCCCGCTCTCTGGCTTCTCCGCCACGTACCTGATCCAGGAGATGTTCACGCGTCTGGCGAGAAACTCTTTCCTCGTCCTATCGCTGCTCATCCCGATACTCGCGGGAATGGGACTTAACTTTGGTATGGTCCTTGGCGCGATGGCCGGACAGATAGGGCTCATCTTTGTCACCGACTGGGCCGTCGTCGGCTGGGAGGGAATGCTGCTCGCCGCGATCGTGGGAATGCCCATTGCGATAGTACTCGGCTACATCTGCGGCGCGGTCCTCAACCGGGCAAAGGGCCGTGAAATGGTGACGTCGTATATCCTCGGGTTCTTCATCAACGGAGTCTATCAGCTGATCGTGCTCTATTGTATGGGCAATATCCTCCCGATATCGAACCCGCAGCTGGTCCTCTCACGCGGATATGGCATACGCAACGCGATAAACCTTACTGGGGTCCGTCACGTCCTCGATAATCTCATTCCATTCAAGATCGGCACGATCGACGTACCAGTGGCGACATTCATACTGATCGGCGTATTCTGTCTCTTCATTATATGGTTCCGGCGTACGAAGCTGGGGCAGGACATGCGTGCGATCGGGCAGGATATGGCGGTAGCGGATTCGGCCGGTATCCCTGTGGAACGCACGAGGATAATAGCGATCGTGATCTCCACGGTGCTGGCCTGCTTCGGACAGATAATATTTCTCCAGAATATAGGCACGATGAATACCTACAACAGCCACGATCAGGCCGGTATGTTCGCCATCGCCGCCATTCTCATAGGCGGAGCCTCCGTCAGCCGCGCGACTATCGCCAATGTCTTTGTCGGCGTCGTGCTCTTCCACCTGATGTTTGTCGTTTCTCCGATGGCGGGCAAAGAGCTCATCGGACAGGCGCAGTTGGGAGAATATTTCCGCGTCTTTGTCTCCTACGGCATCATTGCGCTGGCTCTCGTTCTTCACGCCTGGAAGCGCCAGCGTGATAAGGTTGAGGCCAGAAGAAGCCTGAGAGGAGAATAG
- a CDS encoding DUF6672 family protein — protein sequence MVANINKKRLVIRLALVALLVLLCFVLYYIGKEHEVLLDNKTVTIEGREYQEIPYMNVVVDGDEDKAMEFYAGDRDVVKLKGPSHTLKVTVINEDTEEITKTVEYKLSLGSVSSTMYSLPAIVENAPNAELPLPNINAVEESNGEGDAPQEAIPSTEAPVLSD from the coding sequence ATGGTTGCCAATATCAATAAAAAGAGGCTGGTCATACGTTTGGCGCTGGTCGCACTTCTGGTCCTCCTCTGTTTTGTCCTCTACTATATCGGCAAGGAGCACGAGGTGCTGCTTGACAACAAGACCGTAACTATCGAAGGCCGCGAGTATCAGGAGATCCCCTATATGAACGTGGTCGTTGACGGTGACGAGGATAAGGCGATGGAGTTCTACGCCGGCGACCGCGACGTCGTTAAACTTAAAGGCCCGAGCCATACGCTCAAGGTGACCGTTATCAACGAAGACACCGAAGAAATCACCAAGACAGTGGAATACAAACTAAGCCTGGGATCGGTGTCGAGTACGATGTATTCGCTGCCCGCCATCGTCGAAAACGCACCTAACGCGGAACTTCCGCTACCTAACATCAACGCAGTGGAAGAGAGCAACGGCGAAGGAGATGCTCCGCAGGAGGCTATACCCTCCACAGAAGCGCCGGTACTTTCAGACTAA
- a CDS encoding GntR family transcriptional regulator, with translation MEEKSLSAQVYEKIKGGIISLKYPPGSVLKERELSESLGVSRTPVREAIQRLSQEFWLVPGEGKRMQVRPVTIADVHEIIQIRNLMEYAAIDEMLKNGEPRVVAGQLDSILNEMKSATEEYVFTTLDLKFHYLVVESMKNERLLRFWSTVQDEVLRMGLLVLKGKDHWHEVIKEHEHLVDMLWNKDAEKIKFAMKEHLEHSYAALIRDLEERITN, from the coding sequence ATGGAAGAAAAGTCATTATCGGCGCAGGTATATGAAAAAATCAAAGGGGGGATAATTTCCCTTAAATATCCCCCGGGTTCGGTGCTCAAGGAACGGGAGCTGTCGGAAAGCCTCGGTGTGAGCCGTACGCCTGTGAGGGAGGCGATACAGCGGCTGTCGCAGGAATTCTGGCTTGTTCCCGGAGAGGGGAAACGAATGCAGGTGCGCCCGGTCACGATCGCCGACGTACACGAGATCATCCAAATACGAAACTTAATGGAATATGCCGCCATAGACGAAATGCTAAAGAACGGGGAACCGCGGGTGGTTGCCGGTCAGTTGGACTCGATATTAAATGAGATGAAATCAGCTACGGAGGAATACGTATTTACCACGCTGGATTTGAAGTTCCATTACCTTGTGGTCGAAAGCATGAAAAACGAAAGGCTGCTGAGATTCTGGAGCACCGTCCAGGACGAGGTGCTGCGAATGGGATTACTGGTGCTCAAAGGAAAAGACCATTGGCACGAAGTGATAAAGGAACATGAGCACCTGGTAGATATGCTGTGGAACAAAGATGCAGAGAAAATTAAGTTCGCGATGAAAGAGCATCTGGAACATAGTTATGCGGCTTTGATAAGGGATTTAGAAGAACGTATCACAAATTAA
- a CDS encoding DUF2848 family protein — protein MKFKVLAKSGEEKVIDFIPKHIINAGYTGRDQAAVQAHIDELKEEGIPAPDKTPVYFVKFIDKITQSGGFEVLDETDHSGEAEFALFFAKDEIYVGVGSDHTDRKLETVDIPKAKQIYPNTISKELWKLSDVIDHWDDITLRSWIKVDGERKLFQEAKLTAMLDAADLVERAKKLLCDPNDTDGLVLYSGTVASLFKADYSPYFETELEDPILGRRLGNVYEMTCKSSWYKGN, from the coding sequence GTGAAGTTTAAAGTTTTAGCGAAAAGCGGAGAAGAAAAGGTAATCGATTTTATCCCGAAGCATATTATCAACGCAGGCTATACCGGGCGCGATCAGGCAGCGGTTCAGGCACATATCGATGAGTTGAAAGAAGAGGGAATACCAGCACCCGACAAAACGCCTGTCTACTTTGTGAAATTTATCGATAAAATTACGCAGTCAGGAGGATTTGAAGTTCTTGACGAGACAGACCACTCGGGAGAAGCGGAATTTGCCCTCTTTTTTGCTAAAGACGAAATATATGTTGGCGTCGGCAGCGACCATACCGACCGCAAACTTGAAACTGTGGACATACCAAAGGCAAAACAGATATATCCCAATACCATCAGCAAGGAACTTTGGAAGCTGAGCGACGTTATTGACCACTGGGACGACATCACCCTGCGCAGCTGGATAAAGGTAGACGGAGAGAGAAAGCTCTTCCAGGAGGCGAAGCTGACGGCCATGCTGGACGCGGCGGATCTTGTGGAGAGGGCGAAGAAACTCCTTTGTGATCCGAATGACACAGATGGGTTGGTCCTCTATTCGGGAACCGTCGCATCTCTTTTTAAAGCAGACTACAGCCCCTATTTTGAGACAGAGCTTGAGGATCCGATCCTTGGCCGCAGGCTGGGCAACGTCTATGAGATGACCTGCAAGTCATCCTGGTATAAAGGCAATTAA
- a CDS encoding cupin domain-containing protein — MAKQEYEIRDVDLHGEWRLVEGGYNGTMEKVLSYDPETGNYTRLLKFPPKTEMPEVLSHDFCEEIYVVDGYLTDTDKNITMCKGYYGSRLPGMKHGPYSIPLGCMTMEFRYQDPGKPIDPECSLLKNKLGAPR; from the coding sequence ATGGCAAAGCAGGAATACGAAATTCGCGATGTGGATCTTCACGGAGAATGGCGGCTGGTAGAGGGCGGTTATAACGGTACGATGGAGAAAGTTCTTTCTTATGACCCCGAGACGGGAAACTACACAAGGCTGCTGAAATTCCCGCCTAAAACAGAGATGCCTGAGGTTCTCTCGCATGATTTCTGTGAAGAGATATACGTGGTAGACGGCTATCTGACCGATACTGACAAAAACATCACAATGTGCAAAGGCTACTATGGCTCACGCCTTCCCGGTATGAAACACGGCCCTTACAGCATTCCCCTCGGCTGCATGACGATGGAGTTCCGTTATCAGGACCCCGGGAAGCCGATTGACCCAGAATGTTCGCTCCTTAAGAATAAACTCGGCGCACCCAGATAA
- a CDS encoding tRNA-dihydrouridine synthase, with amino-acid sequence MKPNLSVEYCGVKFKNPMVIASASPSKNGEYMRRCAESGAGGVIAKTYSPEPLAQKYVSPRFTVLHKKGWPHNYSNYSCEFLATYNTEEWMREMAAAKKACDERGCTLVGSISGNSKESWIELAKRMEDLGLPMLELNFGCPHPKDLGYKSGQELGNSPEAAAEVMRIVCEAVKIPVFVKLTSEAVSIVDVAQRCKGAGAAGFTVVNRFSALDVDIETGRPILHGGFAGVGGPWMRPITLKWIAKIAEATGMPISATNGIFSWEDVIKCIMCGATTVQTCTAIMYGPKQFGEVKTFLDGVEKYLVDHNIDDINKLRGITLPQIITWDKVDREHTAISAVCQDKCIGCGLCPSWCFYDAIKIVDVNGKKKSYIDPDKCDGYGLCAALCPKDAIEMKGEVPVYLGDFN; translated from the coding sequence ATGAAACCAAACCTTTCTGTAGAATACTGCGGCGTTAAATTTAAAAATCCGATGGTCATCGCCTCGGCTTCTCCGAGCAAGAACGGCGAATATATGCGCCGCTGCGCCGAGTCGGGAGCGGGGGGCGTAATCGCCAAGACCTACAGTCCCGAGCCTCTCGCGCAGAAATATGTCTCGCCGCGCTTTACGGTCCTCCATAAGAAGGGCTGGCCCCACAACTACTCCAACTATTCATGCGAATTTCTCGCCACCTACAACACCGAGGAATGGATGCGGGAGATGGCTGCCGCGAAGAAGGCGTGTGACGAACGCGGCTGCACGCTTGTCGGCAGCATCTCGGGAAATTCAAAGGAGAGCTGGATTGAGCTGGCGAAACGCATGGAGGATCTAGGCCTGCCGATGCTTGAACTCAACTTTGGCTGCCCGCATCCCAAGGATCTTGGCTACAAGAGCGGGCAGGAGCTTGGAAATTCGCCGGAAGCGGCGGCGGAAGTGATGCGTATCGTCTGCGAAGCCGTTAAGATTCCGGTATTTGTAAAGCTCACCAGTGAGGCCGTCAGTATCGTTGATGTGGCGCAGCGCTGTAAGGGCGCGGGTGCGGCGGGTTTCACGGTTGTTAACCGTTTCTCGGCTCTTGATGTGGATATTGAAACGGGACGCCCGATCCTCCACGGTGGATTCGCCGGTGTCGGCGGCCCATGGATGAGGCCGATAACTCTCAAGTGGATCGCGAAGATCGCTGAGGCGACCGGAATGCCGATCTCTGCGACTAACGGGATCTTCAGCTGGGAAGATGTGATCAAGTGCATCATGTGCGGCGCGACCACTGTGCAGACCTGCACGGCGATCATGTACGGCCCGAAACAGTTCGGCGAGGTTAAGACTTTCCTTGATGGCGTGGAAAAGTATCTTGTCGACCACAATATCGACGATATCAACAAGCTCCGCGGCATCACCCTGCCTCAGATAATCACCTGGGACAAGGTAGACCGCGAGCATACGGCGATCAGCGCAGTATGTCAGGATAAGTGTATCGGCTGCGGTCTCTGTCCGAGCTGGTGCTTCTATGATGCGATAAAGATCGTTGATGTCAACGGCAAAAAGAAGTCCTACATCGATCCGGATAAGTGCGACGGCTACGGTCTCTGCGCCGCGCTCTGTCCGAAGGACGCGATTGAGATGAAGGGCGAAGTACCTGTCTATCTGGGTGACTTTAACTAA
- the yqeB gene encoding selenium-dependent molybdenum cofactor biosynthesis protein YqeB: MSKDGRFAIVRGGGDLATGIIYRLWRSGFRVLSLETRTPLVVRRTVSAASAVFNGSAVIDGMPVKKISSADEVFVVGDVSVLVDPEGDSIKKLRPDLLVDAIMAKRNTGTTIDMAPLVIGIGPGFTAKVDVHYVVETKRGHYLGRLISEGGAIPNTGIPGMEMGYTTERLLRAPAVGYLTPYAEIGDHVEAGDVVGTVGKKEVRAQIRGTLRGLIHPSVHLTEGLKIGDVDPRDVREHCFSITDKALAIAGGVLEAVLRNC; encoded by the coding sequence ATGTCAAAAGACGGCAGATTTGCCATCGTTCGCGGGGGCGGAGATCTTGCGACGGGGATCATCTACAGGCTGTGGAGAAGCGGTTTTCGAGTTCTTTCGCTTGAAACGCGCACGCCGCTTGTGGTGAGGCGTACAGTATCGGCCGCCTCTGCCGTCTTTAATGGAAGCGCCGTCATCGATGGGATGCCGGTGAAAAAAATATCGTCCGCGGATGAGGTATTTGTGGTCGGAGATGTCTCCGTACTGGTAGATCCGGAGGGTGACTCGATAAAAAAACTGCGTCCGGATTTACTTGTCGACGCCATTATGGCTAAACGAAATACCGGAACGACGATAGATATGGCCCCGCTGGTTATCGGAATTGGGCCAGGATTTACGGCCAAGGTTGATGTTCATTACGTTGTTGAGACCAAACGTGGACACTACCTTGGCCGCTTAATTTCAGAGGGCGGTGCTATCCCGAATACGGGTATCCCCGGTATGGAGATGGGCTATACCACAGAACGCCTTTTAAGGGCGCCGGCCGTAGGGTATTTGACGCCATATGCGGAGATTGGCGATCATGTGGAGGCTGGGGATGTAGTTGGAACAGTTGGGAAGAAAGAGGTCCGGGCACAAATTCGCGGAACGCTCAGAGGGTTGATACACCCGTCGGTTCATCTTACAGAAGGTTTGAAGATAGGCGACGTCGACCCCCGCGATGTCCGGGAGCATTGTTTTTCAATCACCGATAAGGCGCTGGCGATTGCCGGAGGAGTTTTAGAGGCGGTCCTCAGAAATTGTTGA
- a CDS encoding (2Fe-2S)-binding protein: METRELNFIVNGKPQKIEVRTNWTLAQALREKLGLLGTKIGCGEGECGACTVLMNGKTVTSYLVLAVQAEGAEIITIEGLSSEGGLHPVQQAFVDAGAIQCGYCTPGMVMSAVALLKRHPDPTDEQIRYGLTGNLCRCTGYQKIFEAVRTAAKRMREVA; encoded by the coding sequence ATGGAGACGCGGGAACTAAATTTTATTGTGAACGGAAAACCTCAAAAAATAGAGGTACGTACAAATTGGACGCTTGCGCAGGCGCTGCGCGAGAAGCTAGGTCTATTAGGAACTAAAATCGGGTGCGGCGAGGGAGAATGCGGTGCCTGTACGGTGTTAATGAATGGAAAGACGGTCACTTCATATCTTGTCCTTGCGGTACAGGCTGAAGGAGCGGAAATTATTACGATAGAGGGGCTTTCTTCCGAAGGCGGACTTCATCCCGTACAGCAGGCTTTTGTCGACGCTGGGGCCATACAGTGCGGGTATTGCACACCCGGTATGGTCATGTCGGCGGTGGCGCTGCTGAAGAGACATCCCGACCCCACAGACGAACAGATACGCTATGGGCTTACCGGGAACCTTTGCCGCTGCACCGGTTATCAAAAAATCTTTGAGGCGGTGAGGACAGCCGCAAAACGGATGAGGGAGGTGGCGTGA
- a CDS encoding xanthine dehydrogenase family protein molybdopterin-binding subunit codes for MAEVRFEKGVYSVIGTKQPYIDAYDKVTGRTNYVSDLSLPGMLHGRALRSPYPHARIISVDTSAAEKIPGIKCVLTGKNVRQNKWGPVTKDEYLLAVDKVNFVGDEVAAVAGVDEEACEEALSKIKVEYEELPAVLSMHDAMKEGAPVIHEDFPGNVNHHFDIPRGDIESVFKNAYLVHEGEYETQLEYQAYIEPMGGISTWDSKGNLTIYAGIQTPTWSRNDYAVALGIPVEKIRIVQPYFGGGFGAKLSQQVHPLGALLAKYAEQPVRFFLDRIEDFQCGLPRVPMYFKIKTAWDRDGKYLGKRTYILADNGAYASYGAPIALTAMYRINIMYQVPVLHSVCDLVYTNKVPTGCFRGFGNTQMHLAHEMHLDEVAEMLGIGADEIRYRNLAVPGYKNPHGWKTNSCEIKQCIEKAITKSDYHAKRDKLTKKNESAGDIKRGIGLAGAVHVSGNRSFIKPFEGGAVLLRMNEQGKVYIYSNEPDMGQGIRTTLSICVADALKLDLDHICVPDPDTNIVPFGLGCFASRGTYMATGAMHMAVADMRAKLIKLASEMLSLPEDELKLEDGSVVSVKDPSKRASFAELAWKHVCDFPGQHILGIGHFTPAGVEYPDETKYNNVSGGYAFGCHVAEVEVNTKTGQIKVSNIYAVHDVGQPINRLALEGQLQGGIAQGYGWALMEHLKHNEKGRVANACFLDYQIPTAADIPQIDVDFADSFEWSTGFGAKSIGECATNPTAPAILNAIYNAVGIRFKELPITAEKMLKALKEKEKASKVRG; via the coding sequence ATGGCTGAAGTCCGCTTTGAGAAAGGCGTGTATTCGGTAATAGGTACAAAACAGCCCTATATTGACGCGTATGACAAGGTTACGGGGCGCACCAATTATGTAAGCGATCTTTCCCTTCCCGGGATGCTTCATGGAAGAGCCCTTCGCAGTCCCTATCCTCATGCGCGGATCATTTCGGTGGACACTTCGGCGGCGGAGAAGATTCCTGGAATCAAATGCGTGCTCACAGGCAAAAACGTTCGGCAGAACAAGTGGGGCCCGGTTACAAAGGATGAATATCTGCTTGCCGTCGATAAGGTAAACTTCGTCGGCGATGAGGTTGCAGCGGTTGCCGGTGTGGATGAAGAGGCATGTGAAGAGGCCCTTTCAAAGATAAAGGTTGAATATGAAGAGCTGCCGGCGGTACTGTCAATGCATGACGCGATGAAAGAGGGAGCTCCCGTTATACATGAGGACTTTCCCGGCAATGTAAACCATCATTTTGATATTCCGCGCGGCGATATAGAATCTGTCTTTAAAAACGCCTATTTGGTACATGAAGGCGAATATGAGACTCAGCTTGAATATCAGGCCTATATAGAACCTATGGGCGGTATCTCGACCTGGGACAGTAAGGGTAACCTTACGATATATGCCGGTATCCAGACGCCTACCTGGTCAAGGAATGATTACGCCGTAGCGCTTGGCATCCCGGTCGAAAAGATAAGGATCGTACAGCCCTATTTTGGCGGCGGGTTTGGCGCCAAGCTCTCGCAGCAGGTACACCCGCTCGGCGCGCTGCTTGCGAAATACGCCGAGCAGCCAGTCAGGTTTTTCTTAGACAGAATTGAGGATTTTCAGTGCGGGCTTCCGCGCGTACCGATGTATTTCAAGATCAAGACGGCTTGGGACAGAGACGGCAAGTACCTTGGCAAACGTACCTATATCCTTGCCGACAACGGCGCGTATGCGTCTTACGGAGCGCCGATCGCGCTGACGGCCATGTATCGTATCAATATTATGTATCAGGTTCCGGTCCTGCATTCTGTCTGCGACCTGGTTTATACGAACAAAGTGCCCACCGGATGCTTCAGGGGCTTCGGCAACACGCAGATGCACCTTGCGCACGAAATGCATCTTGATGAAGTCGCCGAAATGCTGGGAATCGGTGCGGATGAAATACGTTACCGCAACCTCGCCGTTCCTGGCTACAAGAATCCGCATGGCTGGAAGACCAATAGCTGCGAGATCAAGCAGTGCATTGAAAAAGCGATCACGAAATCTGATTACCACGCGAAACGTGACAAGCTGACCAAGAAAAATGAATCTGCCGGCGATATCAAAAGAGGAATCGGGCTTGCTGGCGCGGTGCATGTATCAGGAAACAGGTCGTTTATAAAGCCGTTTGAGGGAGGCGCCGTCCTCCTCCGAATGAATGAACAGGGAAAAGTCTACATTTACAGCAACGAGCCGGATATGGGACAGGGTATAAGGACTACGCTGAGCATATGCGTCGCCGACGCGCTTAAACTGGATCTCGACCATATCTGTGTGCCTGATCCCGACACGAATATCGTGCCGTTCGGGCTTGGCTGTTTTGCCAGCCGTGGAACTTACATGGCTACTGGCGCAATGCACATGGCGGTGGCGGATATGAGGGCGAAGCTGATAAAACTTGCCTCCGAGATGCTTTCCCTTCCTGAGGATGAATTGAAGTTGGAGGACGGCTCAGTCGTTTCCGTAAAAGATCCCTCTAAAAGAGCGTCATTTGCCGAGCTGGCGTGGAAACATGTCTGTGATTTTCCAGGACAGCATATTCTGGGAATCGGACACTTTACCCCCGCGGGCGTCGAATATCCCGACGAAACAAAGTACAACAATGTCTCCGGCGGCTATGCCTTCGGGTGCCATGTTGCGGAGGTAGAGGTAAATACCAAAACCGGACAGATCAAGGTATCTAATATATACGCAGTTCACGACGTCGGTCAGCCGATAAATCGATTGGCACTTGAAGGACAGCTGCAGGGCGGCATTGCTCAGGGATACGGATGGGCTCTCATGGAGCACTTGAAACATAACGAAAAGGGCAGAGTGGCAAATGCCTGTTTCCTTGACTATCAGATACCGACCGCCGCGGACATTCCCCAAATAGATGTGGACTTTGCGGACAGCTTTGAGTGGTCGACCGGGTTTGGTGCAAAATCGATAGGAGAATGCGCGACAAATCCAACGGCTCCCGCGATATTGAACGCTATTTATAACGCGGTGGGGATAAGGTTCAAAGAACTTCCAATAACCGCCGAAAAGATGCTCAAGGCGCTGAAAGAAAAAGAGAAGGCCTCTAAGGTCAGAGGTTAG